In Streptomyces sp. NBC_01551, one DNA window encodes the following:
- a CDS encoding phosphoribosylaminoimidazolesuccinocarboxamide synthase: MSGFVEKPEPVQVPGLVHLHTGKVRDLYRDEDGNLVMVASDRISAYDWVLPTEIPDKGRVLTQLSLWWFDQLRDLVPNHVISTELPAGAPADWAGRTLICKSLDMVPVECVARGYLTGSGLAEYVQTRTVCGLALPEGLVDGSELPAPIFTPAAKADVGEHDENVTYEEVARTSGAETAALLRQTTLAVYGRARDIARERGIILADTKFEFGFDKDGRLVAGDEVLTPDSSRFWPADQWEPGHAQPSFDKQFVRDWLTSPASGWDRKGELPPPALPREVAERTSAKYIEAYERLTGLTWAGQTWS, encoded by the coding sequence GTGTCCGGATTCGTCGAAAAGCCCGAGCCGGTCCAGGTGCCCGGCCTCGTCCACCTCCACACCGGCAAGGTGCGCGACCTCTACCGCGACGAGGACGGCAACCTCGTCATGGTCGCCAGCGACCGGATCTCCGCCTACGACTGGGTGCTCCCCACCGAGATCCCGGACAAGGGACGCGTCCTCACCCAGCTCTCCCTCTGGTGGTTCGACCAGCTCCGCGACCTCGTCCCGAACCACGTCATCAGCACCGAGCTGCCCGCCGGCGCCCCCGCCGACTGGGCCGGCCGCACGCTGATCTGCAAGAGCCTCGACATGGTCCCCGTCGAGTGCGTGGCCCGCGGCTACCTCACCGGCTCCGGCCTCGCCGAGTACGTCCAGACCCGCACGGTGTGCGGGCTCGCCCTCCCCGAGGGCCTCGTGGACGGCTCCGAGCTGCCCGCGCCGATCTTCACCCCGGCCGCCAAGGCCGACGTCGGCGAGCACGACGAGAACGTCACCTACGAGGAGGTCGCGCGTACCTCCGGCGCCGAGACGGCGGCGCTGCTGCGCCAGACCACCCTCGCCGTGTACGGCCGCGCCCGGGACATCGCGCGCGAGCGCGGGATCATCCTGGCCGACACCAAGTTCGAGTTCGGCTTCGACAAGGACGGCCGTCTGGTCGCCGGCGACGAGGTGCTGACCCCGGACTCCTCCCGCTTCTGGCCGGCCGACCAGTGGGAGCCGGGCCACGCCCAGCCCTCCTTCGACAAGCAGTTCGTCCGCGACTGGCTGACCTCCCCCGCCTCCGGCTGGGACCGCAAGGGCGAGCTCCCGCCGCCGGCGCTCCCGCGCGAGGTCGCCGAGCGGACCAGCGCCAAGTACATCGAGGCGTACGAGCGCCTCACCGGCCTGACCTGGGCCGGTCAGACCTGGTCCTGA
- a CDS encoding ABC transporter permease translates to MNTLTLNPGRLVALGRSELTLLVRNRAALTVALLMPLMMVFVLRSTLGDVDGDGAMALGEATLTGGIGMVLILVVYMNLVSAYVARREELVLKRLRTGEAGDLEILAGTALPAAVLAVGQILVLALAGTAALDAGMPRRPLLLTAAVLCGIVLLAGASAVTSSFTRNVESAGITTLPLFLVTALGSGLFVPADSLPDVLASVCELLPLSGVMTLVRAGWTGGAQSGDLLTAGLTTLAWIMIPVFAVQKWFRWEPRR, encoded by the coding sequence ATGAACACGCTGACCCTCAACCCCGGCCGGCTCGTGGCGCTGGGCCGCTCCGAGCTCACCCTGCTGGTGCGCAACCGGGCCGCGCTGACCGTGGCGCTGCTGATGCCGCTGATGATGGTGTTCGTGCTGCGCTCGACGCTGGGCGACGTGGACGGCGACGGCGCGATGGCCCTCGGCGAGGCCACCTTGACCGGTGGCATCGGGATGGTGCTGATCCTCGTCGTCTACATGAACCTGGTCTCCGCCTACGTGGCCCGGCGCGAGGAGCTCGTCCTCAAGCGGCTGCGCACCGGCGAGGCGGGCGACCTGGAGATCCTGGCCGGGACCGCGCTGCCCGCCGCCGTCCTCGCCGTCGGGCAGATCCTCGTCCTCGCGCTGGCCGGGACGGCGGCCCTGGACGCCGGGATGCCGCGCCGGCCGCTGCTGCTGACGGCCGCGGTGCTCTGCGGGATCGTGCTGCTCGCCGGGGCCTCGGCCGTGACCAGCTCCTTCACCCGCAACGTGGAGAGCGCGGGCATCACCACGCTGCCGCTGTTCCTGGTGACGGCGCTCGGCTCCGGGCTGTTCGTCCCGGCGGACTCGCTGCCCGACGTACTGGCCTCGGTGTGCGAACTGCTGCCGCTGAGCGGTGTGATGACCCTGGTGCGGGCGGGCTGGACCGGCGGTGCGCAGAGCGGGGACCTGCTGACGGCGGGGCTCACCACGCTGGCCTGGATCATGATCCCGGTGTTTGCTGTCCAGAAGTGGTTCCGCTGGGAACCGCGCCGCTAG
- a CDS encoding response regulator transcription factor produces the protein MSPVRVLLADDEHLIRGALAALLALEDDLLVVAEAASGPEALAMARAHLPDVAVLDLEMPGADGVSVATTLRAELPDTKTMIVTSHGRPGHLKRALAAGVRAFAPKTVSAQRLAELIRTVHAGGRYVDPELAADAISAGDSPLTPREAEVLELAGDGAPIAEIAERASLSQGTVRNYLSSAASKLGAENRHTAVRLARQRGWV, from the coding sequence ATGAGCCCCGTACGGGTACTGCTGGCCGATGACGAGCACCTGATCCGGGGTGCGCTGGCCGCACTGCTGGCCCTGGAGGACGACCTGCTGGTCGTCGCCGAGGCGGCCTCGGGGCCGGAGGCCCTCGCGATGGCGCGGGCGCACCTGCCGGATGTGGCGGTACTGGACCTGGAGATGCCGGGGGCGGACGGTGTGAGTGTGGCCACAACCCTGCGGGCCGAACTCCCCGACACCAAGACCATGATCGTGACGAGTCACGGCCGTCCCGGGCACCTGAAGCGGGCCCTCGCGGCGGGCGTGCGGGCCTTCGCCCCGAAGACGGTGTCGGCGCAGCGACTGGCCGAGCTGATCCGGACCGTGCACGCCGGAGGGCGTTACGTGGACCCGGAGTTGGCGGCCGACGCGATCAGCGCGGGCGACTCGCCGCTGACCCCGCGCGAGGCGGAGGTACTGGAACTGGCGGGCGACGGGGCGCCGATCGCGGAGATCGCGGAGCGGGCCTCGCTGTCGCAGGGAACGGTGCGCAACTACCTGTCCTCGGCGGCGTCGAAGCTGGGCGCGGAGAACCGTCACACGGCAGTGCGTCTCGCACGCCAGCGGGGTTGGGTATAG
- a CDS encoding sensor histidine kinase, whose translation MSKLTGWWKNRTSAGKVELYIRGSFHFFVPLEVVSFGLPALAAPQNKAPLPVSLALFLMMCVHSVLIGFLSSRALDWIAGRRERPVRLAVTAAVLTAVCFLALLVLRRAGTVAESVAPPLILGMTSFTTGALVLCMRQVRHMCWTAPASALGAGLVVFAMGVSAAEALGYTIGILFTGLFMSVAYGFSGWLLNTVYELDRARELQAQLAVAEERLRFGRDLHDVMGRNLAVIALKSELAVQLARRERPEAVDQMIEVQRIARESQREVRDVVRGYREADLAVELEGARGVLSAAGMDCLVEFEAGRQLPAEVQSALGWVVREATTNVLRHGDARNCVIRLTADDEGALTLLVENDGAPEAPAGPPGSGLAGLRERLAVVDGTLRAGPVDGGRFRLLAEVPGRQLQRVEVRA comes from the coding sequence GTGTCGAAGCTGACCGGGTGGTGGAAGAACCGCACCAGTGCGGGGAAGGTCGAGCTGTACATCCGGGGGTCCTTCCACTTCTTCGTCCCCCTGGAGGTCGTGTCGTTCGGGCTGCCCGCGCTGGCGGCCCCGCAGAACAAGGCCCCGCTGCCGGTCTCGCTGGCGTTGTTCCTGATGATGTGCGTGCACTCCGTGCTGATCGGGTTCCTCTCCTCACGGGCGTTGGACTGGATCGCGGGCCGCCGGGAGCGGCCGGTGCGGCTCGCGGTGACGGCTGCGGTCCTGACGGCCGTGTGCTTCCTGGCGCTGCTCGTCCTGCGCCGGGCCGGGACGGTCGCCGAGAGCGTGGCCCCTCCGCTGATCCTGGGCATGACCAGCTTCACCACCGGAGCGCTGGTGCTGTGCATGAGGCAGGTCCGGCACATGTGCTGGACCGCCCCGGCCTCGGCGCTCGGTGCGGGCCTGGTGGTGTTCGCGATGGGCGTGAGCGCGGCCGAGGCCCTCGGGTACACGATCGGCATCCTGTTCACCGGGCTGTTCATGAGCGTGGCCTACGGGTTCTCCGGGTGGCTGCTGAACACCGTCTACGAGCTGGACCGCGCACGGGAACTCCAGGCGCAGCTGGCGGTGGCCGAGGAGCGGCTGCGCTTCGGGCGGGACCTGCACGACGTGATGGGGCGCAACCTCGCGGTGATCGCGCTCAAGAGCGAGCTGGCGGTCCAGCTGGCACGGCGCGAACGCCCCGAGGCGGTGGATCAGATGATCGAGGTCCAGCGGATCGCGCGGGAGTCGCAGCGCGAGGTACGGGACGTGGTGCGCGGCTACCGCGAGGCGGACCTGGCCGTGGAGCTGGAGGGCGCGCGCGGGGTGCTGAGCGCGGCCGGGATGGACTGCCTGGTCGAGTTCGAGGCCGGGCGGCAGCTGCCCGCCGAGGTGCAGTCGGCCCTCGGCTGGGTGGTGCGGGAGGCGACGACGAACGTCCTGCGGCACGGGGACGCGCGCAACTGCGTGATCCGGCTGACGGCGGACGACGAGGGTGCGCTGACCCTGCTGGTGGAGAACGACGGGGCTCCCGAGGCGCCGGCCGGGCCGCCGGGATCGGGGCTCGCCGGGCTGCGGGAACGGCTCGCGGTGGTGGACGGCACCCTGCGGGCGGGTCCGGTGGACGGCGGCCGGTTCCGGCTGCTGGCCGAGGTCCCGGGGCGGCAACTGCAACGAGTGGAGGTGCGGGCATGA